A part of Crassostrea angulata isolate pt1a10 chromosome 5, ASM2561291v2, whole genome shotgun sequence genomic DNA contains:
- the LOC128184358 gene encoding uncharacterized protein LOC128184358 — protein MATLKTITLVVVLFHIDANVYGLSSDETCRERLDNLERLLANLNEKLENQQADSSKYDAIFKVIQDENSFLKRRLKSLEEIVLTSTRRMEKLEDKIADLESSNWFLKSRLTTVNNNYSFDKNYLSSLFWNLKASDSRKESTTTKPSTTHGNEMKTRLQTSMVKRKIRQLEKKPSVSQEKRILTGIQSTPKPLPDGVAFSAYMSVHTTEISKGSTIHFDTIVTNIGNHYNKHSGIFTAPQHGVYVFTWNLYCDGYILSQLVVNSNVVGAMFSSAEGASNIRTPTSIVVVEVNKGDIAYVRIHPTGNHSGNLNSNPDWRSSFNGWKMY, from the exons ATGGCAACATTAAAGACTATAACTCTTGTAGTCGTCCTCTTTCACATTGATGCGAATGTCTATGGCTTGTCGTCAGATGAAACTTGCAGAGAGAGGCTTGATAATCTTGAGAGACTTTTAGCAAACTTGAATGAGAAACTCGAAAACCAACAAGCGGACAGCAGCAAATATGACGCGATATTCAAAGTTATTCAAGAcgaaaatagttttttaaaaagaagactAAAATCTTTAGAAGAAATTGTTCTTACTTCTACCCGCAGGATGGAGAAACTTGAAGATAAGATCGCAGATTTAGAATCTTCTAACTGGTTTCTGAAGTCCAGATTGACAACAGTAAACAATAACTATAGTTTTGATAAAAACTATTTAAGTTCATTATTTTGGAATCTGAAAGCAAGTGATTCACGGAAAGAAAGCACGACTACCAAACCATCGACAACTCACGGCAATGAGATGAAGACAAGACTCCAAACTTCAATGGTAAAACGCAAAATTAGGCAGTTAGAGAAAAAACCGAGTGTATCGCAAGAAAAACGTATCCTGACAG GAATTCAGTCAACCCCAAAACCATTACCAGATGGCGTAGCATTTTCTGCATACATGTCTGTCCATACAACGGAAATATCCAAGGGTTCTACCATTCACTTTGACACCATTGTTACAAATATCGGCAACCATTATAATAAGCATTCTGGAATATTCACCGCGCCACAACACGGTGTGTACGTGTTTACCTGGAATCTTTACTGTGACGGATATATATTATCTCAACTTGTTGTGAACTCTAATGTAGTTGGAGCTATGTTTTCCAGCGCAGAGGGTGCTTCTAATATCAGGACCCCAACTAGCATTGTGGTTGTCGAGGTCAACAAGGGTGATATAGCATATGTTCGGATTCACCCTACAGGTAACCACTCTGGAAATCTCAACAGTAATCCAGACTGGCGATCATCTTTTAATGGCTGgaaaatgtactaa
- the LOC128184355 gene encoding uncharacterized protein LOC128184355, translated as MYVYTMATVLGEQHQMQTPAHSDTCENTAKHLCKSCHDRLCDRCKDIHSKSKGTFDHEVVLLTFESLTLSSECPSHVVCKWHPKFRASIGCQNCEVPVCEKCLLGEHNGHKVIEFSLLFQYKKEKLEQRLSAVLSELPKYESELEQVRVRQKIVSENNDTVKNEIVAYFKKLFSTLDASKHRLLNSVDLKTKADLNILKNQENDVQNYIQTMQENMANIQNEDLQERISFILYNIRVTDNTFPRIFQPCSVPGMMKYSDGHLDKVLVQTITGRVYNGTENTKLLDTDSVQLIKTVELGKGVVLSLASCLEAETFWVFLSDKNAFERYEKGLLIKKIKKINRSSENKPICLVKNENLVLFRKDYSTIFMLEDPNMKLFLDVTPLAIVCICPTKDDELYIGLVNATEKHFAIGRFNLIGECKYYITPMHGKWSSEYIFTDDKKLYINENLNGDICLSMGTVHVLCANGDHRFTYDGKEASMSQPFLPRGICTDVLGHILIADENNNGIHVLDKDGKFQTILKIPGESLATPISLCVDSQSNLCIGCKDGKIRILKYLD; from the coding sequence ATGTATGTGTACACAATGGCTACTGTACTCGGAGAACAACACCAAATGCAGACACCCGCCCACTCTGACACTTGTGAAAATACTGCAAAACATTTGTGTAAAAGCTGCCATGACCGTTTATGTGACAGATGTAAAGATATTCATTCCAAAAGTAAAGGCACTTTTGATCACGAGGTCGTTTTACTGACCTTTGAATCGTTAACTTTGTCCTCAGAATGTCCATCGCACGTAGTCTGCAAGTGGCATCCCAAATTTCGTGCAAGTATTGGTTGTCAGAATTGCGAGGTACCAGTCTGTGAGAAATGTCTTCTTGGAGAACATAATGGTCACAAAGTGATAGAATTCTCTCTACTATTTCAATATAAGAAGGAAAAGTTAGAACAAAGGTTATCTGCAGTTCTCTCTGAGCTTCCAAAATATGAATCTGAGCTAGAGCAGGTAAGAGTAAGGCAAAAGATTGTGTCTGAAAACAATGACACGGTAAAGAATGAAATCGttgcttattttaaaaaacttttttcaacCCTCGATGCGTCTAAACATCGTCTGTTGAACAGCGTTGACCTAAAAACGAAAGCAGACTTGAACATATTAAAGAATCAAGAAAATGATGtacaaaattatattcaaaCTATGCAGGAAAACATGgccaatattcaaaatgaagaTTTGCAAGAGAGAATatcttttattctttacaaCATTCGTGTCACTGATAATACTTTTCCAAGAATATTTCAACCATGTTCAGTTCCTGGGATGATGAAATATTCAGATGGTCACCTTGATAAGGTATTAGTCCAGACAATTACAGGCCGCGTATACAATGGTACAGAGAATACCAAGCTACTCGATACCGACTCAGTGCAGTTAATTAAAACCGTTGAATTGGGTAAAGGTGTAGTTTTATCACTTGCTTCTTGTCTAGAGGCAGAAACATTCTGGGTATTTTTGTCCGACAAAAATGCCTTCGAAAGATATGAGAAAGGCctactaataaaaaaaatcaaaaaaattaatcggtCTTCGGAAAATAAACCAATTTGTTTAGTCAAGAACGAAAACCTTGTGCTGTTTAGAAAGGATTACAGTACAATCTTCATGCTAGAAGATCCAAATATGAAATTGTTTCTTGATGTTACACCATTGGCGATTGTTTGTATTTGTCCAACCAAAGACGATGAACTGTACATAGGATTAGTTAATGCAACAGAGAAACATTTCGCAATTGgtcgttttaatttaattggtGAATGCAAATACTACATAACACCTATGCATGGCAAGTGGAGTTCAGAATATATCTTTACCGACGACAAGAAAttatatatcaatgaaaatctGAATGGGGACATATGTCTATCAATGGGAACGGTACACGTTCTTTGCGCAAATGGAGACCACAGGTTTACCTATGATGGAAAAGAAGCTTCAATGTCTCAGCCGTTTTTACCCCGGGGAATATGTACTGATGTATTAGGCCACATCCTTATTGCAGACGAAAACAACAATGGAATCCACGTCTTGGACAAGGACGGAAAATTCCAAACCATATTAAAAATTCCAGGAGAATCACTGGCAACTCCCATCTCTTTGTGCGTTGACAGCCAAAGCAACCTCTGCATCGGTTGTAAGGATGGTAAAATAAGAATCCTGAAATATTTAGATTAG